GATATAGGTGACGAATTGACTGCCTAAAAAAGCATTGTAAGCAAACGGCGTTAGACCCGAATACTCAAGACGGTACATACCACTACCTGTACCTATCCAAATCCCCCCACGTTGTGACGGGGTAATGGCTAACACAGGGGTTTGTCGTAACTCTCGAAACGGTAATAATCGCAGCACCCCTTGCTCATATATCAGAGCACCACGCTCAGTGCCTATAAATAGGCTATTGCCACTAAATTCAAGCTCGTATACTGTACTGTTTTTTAATGCTTCAGGGGTAATAACCACTTGTAAAGAGTCATCATTATTTAAGTATCCCACACCACTTCTAGACGCTATCCAAGTTCTGCCTTGATTATCTTTAGTCGTTGCAGTTATGCCCTGCTGAGTGTTGTCGTCAATCATATGCCGAGCAATATTACCGGTATGCGCGAACCAAAGACCTTCATTCAAACTGGCTAACCAAATATTGCCTTCTGCATCTTTAAACATGTCTGAGAACCAAATCGATTGGTCTGCATGAATCGGCTCAACATAGCGCCAGTCAGATATTCCCTCTCTAAACATCAAACGAGTTGATGTGGACGCCCACAACCCTGTGTCAGGGTCATTCATAAATTTATAGACTGCACCATTACCTAATTCAGTATACCGTCTCAATACTTGGTCAATATCTAAGAAATAAGCACCAAGTTCAGACGCTAGGTATAAACGCCCTTCAATCCAAGCTAAATCATGTACGATTGTTTGCGCTAATTGTTCAGGCAAGGCTAACCTAAAACCAAGCTCAAGGCGAAAAACATCTCTGCGATTTGTGGCAGATTTGGTTATTTTGAGAAGGTTACGCTCATTCACCAACCATAAACCATCTGTGCCTTGCGCTATTTTGGATACGCTGCCAACAATCTGATTAATTCGATTAACAGGAAACTTTTTATTGTCTTCAGCTGCATCAAAAGCGCGTTGTGCTTGACTGTCATTGCCAATGTAAAATAAGCCATTTCCTGCAACCCAGATATCGCCTTGTTTGTCTTCAACAATATCGAGGATAGGACCTTTAATATTGAATGACAAAACATCAAGTGTATGAGGGTTTAAACGGTGTAAACCGCGCTTGGTACCAATCCATAACTTACCGTGTCTGTCTAACAGTAGTTTATGAATAGCATTGGTTTGTAAGAATTGCGTGTTTTGCGTTGTAAAATTTCGAAACTGAAAGCCGTCAAATCGGCTTAAGCCAAACTGAGTACCAAGCCAAACATAGCCTTGTTGATCTTGCACCAAGCTTTTAATTGATTGTGAGGGTAAGCCATTTTGTACATTCCATTGCTTCACAATATAGTCATTAATAGCCGCTGAAACTGAAAAACTCATCAGTATAAACAGCCAAGACACTAGCAAGGTTTTTTTGATCATACTCTCACAATCTTTTATTGATTAAGCTACTAAGAAACCAGTTTTAAACAAAGCTTGTACACAAATCAACGAAAAAATACCCGCTAAAATGTCATCAGCCATGATCCCGAAGCCACCATGCAGCTTTTTGTCTAACATTCTAATGGGACCTGGTTTGGCAATATCGAAAAATCTGAATAATAAAAAGCCAACTAAAAGTGCTTTCCAAGATAATGCTGCGCCTATCATCGTAATGTAAAAGCCAGCCACTTCATCCCAAACAATTGCTGGATGATCATGAACTTGAACATCTTTAGCCGTTTGTCCGCAAACCCAAATACCAAATACACTGATCACAACTGCAAAAACACATTGCAGCCATAATGGGTAACTAGCTGTAATGAAAATAAGCGGTAACGCACCTAAGGTACCAAATGTGCCAGGGGCAAACGGGGCAAGCCCTAAACCAAAACCCAAACCAAAGAATTGGTGAGGTTTACGAATATCAAATTTGTACTGCTTAGCCAAACTGACTCCTAACTAAAATGTTCAAAGCCAGTTGCGGGAAATGGCCAAGGTTTATCTTTATAAAGTAGCGATACATCGCCAGCATTTGCGTTGATTTGCCCGATACAGGTTGGTGTGACACCATATTCCGCCAAGCGTTTTTCAACTGCTACTCTATTACTATCAGGCACAGTAAACAACAATTGATAATCATCACCATAGGCCATTGCCAGCATTAAACGTACTTCTTCATCTGGTAAGTTTTTAAGTGCATTTGACACCGGTACTTTATCCGCATGGATAGTCGCACCAACACCTGAGTGGGTCAGGATATGATTCAAATCAGCCAGTAAACCGTCAGAAATGTCAATGGCTGAATTTGCTAAACCACGTAAAACCTGACCAGCTGCAACTTGCGGAGCAGGATAATCAAACTTTTTCTGAACATAACTGCGATCTTCATCACTGAGTTCCCAGCCTTGTTTACGTGCTTCAATTGCCAAAGCGGCATCTCCTAGGTCACCAGTCACATATAACCAATCACCCACTTTAGCACCACTTCGAGTTAACGCTTTACCTTTTGGTACAATACCTTTAGCACACACGGTAATCGTTAATGGGCCTTGCGTGGTGTCACCACCGATCAGTTGCACGTTATAGTATTCAGCAATATCGTGCATACCTTCAGTGAACTGTTCCAACCAAGTTTCATCAACATTAGGTAGCGTCAAGCCAATGGATATCCAAGCTGGTTCTGCCCCCATTGCAGCCAAATCACTTAAGTTTACCGCTAAAATTCGGTGTCCTAAGGCTTTAGGAGAAATATCAGAAAAGAAATGAACGCCTTCAACCAGCGTATCTGTGGTGACCGCTAATTGGCAGCCTTCAGGGATAGTAACTAGGGCGCAATCATCACCTATGCCTAAGTCTACATCACGTCGAGTAATGCCACGGCCGGTGAAAAATCGATTGATTAACTCAAATTCCTTCATACATAAAAAAGCCGGCCTAAGCCGGCTCTCCAAATTGTTTGCCTTTATTTGCGAACTGCTTTAACTGCTTTGTCTAAAACACCGTTCACAAACTTATGGCTGTCTTCAGCACCAAAGATTTTCGCAAGTTCAATGCCTTCATTGATTGCTACTTTGTATGGTACATCTTCACGGAACTTAAGTTCGTATGCACTTAAACGTAATACTGCACGCTCAACTTCATCTAAGTCTTCAAACGGGCGAGAAAGATGTGGCTTAACAAGCTCATCTAATTGTTTTACGTTTACTGCAACACCGCGAGCAAGATCTTTAAAGTATTCTACGTCTACTTTAGATACATCATTCTCGATCAACATTTGTTGCTCAATATCGGCAATCGGGTTGCCACTTAATTGCCAAGAGTATACGGCTTGAAGCGCTAATATACGTGCTTTACGTCTTGCTGCTGGTTTCACTGAGGATCCTCTTAAATTTGCTCTAGCACGTTCACCATTTCTAGTGCACCAAGGGCTGCTTCGCCGCCTTTGTTGCCCATCTTAGTGCCCGCACGTTCAATGGCTTGCTCAATGCTTTCCGTGGTTAATACACCAAATGCTACCGGAATATCATAGTCTAATGAAACGCTTGCAAGTCCTTTATTTGACTCGTTAGCAACTAGGTCGAAATGTGGTGTACCACCACGGATGATAACGCCTAATGCAATGATTGCATCGTGCTCTTTTTTCATCGCTAAACGCTTAGCTGCTAATGGTAACTCAACGGCACCTGGTACATATACCACTGTGATGTCTTCTTCTTTAACACCACCAACACGCTTTAGCTCGTCAACAGCACCGTCAAGTAAGCTGCTACCGATAAAATCATTAAAACGTGAAATAACAATGGCAAATTTTTTGCCAGGAGCGTATTTGTTACCTTCAATAATCTTCATTAGATGGTCCTAATCTTCTTAATGTTTCGTACTTTGCAATCAAAGTGCGCCGAGTACGCAATAAGCAATTGCCAAATTGGCGCGCATAATAGCACAGTTTTGGTTAACCCCAAATAACAAAACCCGCTGTCATCAACGGGCTTTTTCATTCAATTATTTAGGCTCTACGTATTCAACGACTTCTAGGTGGAAACCTGAAAGTGCATGATATTTTTTCGGCATACTCATTAGGCGCATTTTTTGAATACCTAAATCAGCTAAGATCTGCGAGCCAACACCAACTGTACGAGACGTACCTTGGAATTTGCGCTGATTCACAGTTTCGCCCGCATCTTGCGCAGCAAATGCTTTTACCATGTGCTCGATGTCTTCAGTTTGTTCCTGTTTACCCAGAATAACCAGCACACCGTTATTTTCGCTGATGTGCTTCATCGCACCATGCAAGCTCCAGCTTCGATCAGCGCCTCTGTCTGATAGTAAGACATCATTAAAGGTGCTTTGTAAGTGAACACGCACGAGCGTTGCATCACTTTCTGAAACCTCACCTTTGAGTAAAGCATAATGAAGCTGGTTATCAATGGTGTCTTTATAAGTAACTAAATCGAATTCACCATATTCAGTTGGTAACTTACACTGCGCAACTTTTTCGATAGTTGTCTCGTTTAAGTTACGGTATTCAATTAGGTCAGCGATAGTACCAATCTTTAAACCGTGTTCTTTAGCAAACACTTCTAACTGCGGACGACGTGCCATGGTACCGTCAGGGTTTAAGATCTCAACAATGACTGAAGCGGGTTCTAAACCTGCTAAACGCGCTAAATCACAGCCTGCTTCTGTATGACCAGCACGAGTTAATACCCCACCAGGTTGCGCCATAATTGGGAAGATATGACCTGGCTGCACGATGTCTGTTGGCACTGCACCTTTAGCAACAGCTGCCTGTACTGTACGAGCACGGTCAGCAGCAGAAATACCTGTAGTGACACCTTTTGCTGCTTCAATAGACATAGTGAAGTTAGTTGAGAATTGCGCGCCATTATTTCTCACCATTAATGGTAAATCAATTTGCTGACAACGCTCTTGAGTCATAGTTAAACAAATTAAACCACGGCCGTGGGTTGCCATGAAGTTTATGGCGTCCGCTGAAATATGCTCGGCTGCGATGATTAAGTCACCTTCATTTTCTCGGTCTTCATCATCCATCAAGATAACCATTTTACCGGCTTTAATGTCTTCGATGATCTCTTGTGCGCTGTTCAAGTTCATAATTTACCTGTTTAATTAATTCGCTACTTAATAAAGCCTGCGTTTGCCAATAAGTTCATTGTGAGAGTAGAGCTTTGTGCAGGCTCTTGAGCTCCAAGTACTAAGCGTTCCAAATAACGTGCAATTTGATCCACTTCTAAGTTAATTTTACTGCCCACTTTAAATTCAGCAATGGTTGTCTCTTGTGCTGTATGCGGCACAATTGTCAGCTTAAACTGACAATCTTTAATTTCATTTACAGTTAAGCTGATACCATCAATGGCTACTGAGCCTTTATATGGAATATATTTCATCAGCTCACTGGACGTTTCTAACCAATATTCTGTTGCGCGGGCATTAGGTGAAATCGCTACGACTGTCGCAATGCCATCAATGTGGCCAGAGACTAAATGACCACCTAAGCGCGAAATTGGCTGTAATGCTTTTTCCAAATTAACTGTTTGCCCTAGCTTATATTGAGCAAATTGCGTCAATTTCAAGGTCTCATTTGAAACATCAGCACGAAAACCATCAGAAAATTTTTCAACAACCGTTAAACACACACCATTTGTTGCGATGCTGTCGCCTAACTGTACATCACCCATGTCTAAATTTGGGCTACTTACACGAACCGTTAGGTCGCCTTGATTTTGTGTCAACTCAGTCAACTTACCGGTTGCTTCAATGATACCTGTAAACATAAAACTTAACCTTTTTGCGCTACTTTGCATGCTGTTAAACGAATATCATCGCCAACTTGCTTAATATCGTGCCATTGTAGGCTCTGTACATCTGCCATCTGCGTCAACTCTGGCACGTTAAATAAACCTCGCGCATCTTGACCCATAATTTTAGGTGCTAAATAAAGAATATAATTATCGATAAGATTTAATTCGTGAAACTTACCCGCAAGCGTCGCGCCAGCTTCAACGAATACACTGTTGATACCATACGCAGTTAATTGCATTAACGCTTTTTTGATATCAACCTTATCATTCATGGAATCAACCACCAGCTCTGTGACATGTTCAGGCCACTGGTGTGTTGTATCTGCTTTTGTTCTTAAAATTATAATAGGACTATTAATTGAGAATAATGCTAAATCTGGAGATAAACGGTTTTGAGAATCGATAATGACTCGAATAGGCT
The Pseudoalteromonas phenolica genome window above contains:
- a CDS encoding phosphatidylglycerophosphatase A, which gives rise to MAKQYKFDIRKPHQFFGLGFGLGLAPFAPGTFGTLGALPLIFITASYPLWLQCVFAVVISVFGIWVCGQTAKDVQVHDHPAIVWDEVAGFYITMIGAALSWKALLVGFLLFRFFDIAKPGPIRMLDKKLHGGFGIMADDILAGIFSLICVQALFKTGFLVA
- the thiL gene encoding thiamine-phosphate kinase — its product is MKEFELINRFFTGRGITRRDVDLGIGDDCALVTIPEGCQLAVTTDTLVEGVHFFSDISPKALGHRILAVNLSDLAAMGAEPAWISIGLTLPNVDETWLEQFTEGMHDIAEYYNVQLIGGDTTQGPLTITVCAKGIVPKGKALTRSGAKVGDWLYVTGDLGDAALAIEARKQGWELSDEDRSYVQKKFDYPAPQVAAGQVLRGLANSAIDISDGLLADLNHILTHSGVGATIHADKVPVSNALKNLPDEEVRLMLAMAYGDDYQLLFTVPDSNRVAVEKRLAEYGVTPTCIGQINANAGDVSLLYKDKPWPFPATGFEHFS
- the nusB gene encoding transcription antitermination factor NusB — translated: MKPAARRKARILALQAVYSWQLSGNPIADIEQQMLIENDVSKVDVEYFKDLARGVAVNVKQLDELVKPHLSRPFEDLDEVERAVLRLSAYELKFREDVPYKVAINEGIELAKIFGAEDSHKFVNGVLDKAVKAVRK
- the ribE gene encoding 6,7-dimethyl-8-ribityllumazine synthase, which translates into the protein MKIIEGNKYAPGKKFAIVISRFNDFIGSSLLDGAVDELKRVGGVKEEDITVVYVPGAVELPLAAKRLAMKKEHDAIIALGVIIRGGTPHFDLVANESNKGLASVSLDYDIPVAFGVLTTESIEQAIERAGTKMGNKGGEAALGALEMVNVLEQI
- the ribBA gene encoding bifunctional 3,4-dihydroxy-2-butanone-4-phosphate synthase/GTP cyclohydrolase II translates to MNLNSAQEIIEDIKAGKMVILMDDEDRENEGDLIIAAEHISADAINFMATHGRGLICLTMTQERCQQIDLPLMVRNNGAQFSTNFTMSIEAAKGVTTGISAADRARTVQAAVAKGAVPTDIVQPGHIFPIMAQPGGVLTRAGHTEAGCDLARLAGLEPASVIVEILNPDGTMARRPQLEVFAKEHGLKIGTIADLIEYRNLNETTIEKVAQCKLPTEYGEFDLVTYKDTIDNQLHYALLKGEVSESDATLVRVHLQSTFNDVLLSDRGADRSWSLHGAMKHISENNGVLVILGKQEQTEDIEHMVKAFAAQDAGETVNQRKFQGTSRTVGVGSQILADLGIQKMRLMSMPKKYHALSGFHLEVVEYVEPK
- a CDS encoding riboflavin synthase is translated as MFTGIIEATGKLTELTQNQGDLTVRVSSPNLDMGDVQLGDSIATNGVCLTVVEKFSDGFRADVSNETLKLTQFAQYKLGQTVNLEKALQPISRLGGHLVSGHIDGIATVVAISPNARATEYWLETSSELMKYIPYKGSVAIDGISLTVNEIKDCQFKLTIVPHTAQETTIAEFKVGSKINLEVDQIARYLERLVLGAQEPAQSSTLTMNLLANAGFIK